The following are encoded together in the Gilvimarinus sp. DA14 genome:
- the glnE gene encoding bifunctional [glutamate--ammonia ligase]-adenylyl-L-tyrosine phosphorylase/[glutamate--ammonia-ligase] adenylyltransferase, whose amino-acid sequence MNQNRPLPEALAAVAARHREQLAETCDLQSLLDKAPEVFSQQLDLALAGSEFIAQTCARNPQHLQSLVETGDLFTVQSEKQLAALQKTLEGAEDDAELDRRVRLARNRAMVRIIWRDLNRLASMSEVTAELSAFADTVIQGCLNWHHRALTARFGEPVGRDSGQAQAMVVLGMGKLGARELNVSSDIDLIFAYPEAGETNGERKNLSNQEFFVRLGQKLIKTLDAQTADGFVFRVDMRLRPHGQSGALVQNFDAMEGYYQSQGRDWERYAMIKARPVAWSAGGEAAADELMQMLAPFTYRQYVDFSVIESLRDMKGLIKRQVQRKGMDLDVKLGEGGIREVEFVVQLFQLIRGGKEMALRERQVCKLLPLLEQEKYLPAGSGEALLQAYIFLRNTEHAIQGYQDRQTQSLPMDEAGQLRLAFMLGFACWDEFYQALSAHRSRVNQEFQQVIADPDNESGVDDAELASWLGLWDGSLAETEAVEFLADQAFADPQAVMQWQEELKTSRQVLAMQASSRTRLDAFVPRLLASVAAQDEIDRGATLKRIMPFVQAVVRRSAYLVLLVENPTALSQLVQLSAVSPWIADQLAQHPILLDELLTPESLYSPPDKDELRDELRRELLRLGWDDLEGHMESLRYFRSAHALRVAASEVTGALPLMKVSDYLTYIAEVILEHVLALAWEQMVARHGFPAQEGGGEAREPELAIIGYGKLGGIELGHGSDLDLVFLHNTWTGGATGGEKSVDNLTFYTRLGQRIIHILNTQTVSGQLYEVDMRLRPSGNSGMLVASIGAFAKYQENEAWTWEHQALVRARAIAGNESLAAEFARVRDGVLQRQRDLAKLRTDVIEMREKMRTHLGTAAGSEEFHLKQDSGGIVDIEFMVQYAVLAWAHKAPALTRYTDNIRILETLEREALLPAAEVLQLIDAYKAYRSTGHRLALQHQQAVLQGTDVFAAERKQVTAMWQQLLLNPGAP is encoded by the coding sequence ATGAATCAAAATCGTCCCCTGCCAGAAGCACTGGCCGCCGTTGCGGCACGCCATCGCGAGCAGTTAGCCGAAACCTGTGACTTGCAATCTTTACTGGATAAGGCGCCTGAGGTGTTTTCACAACAGCTGGATCTGGCTCTCGCCGGTAGCGAATTTATCGCGCAAACCTGCGCCCGCAATCCACAGCATTTGCAGTCGTTGGTAGAAACCGGGGATTTATTTACGGTGCAGAGCGAAAAGCAGCTGGCTGCACTGCAAAAGACCTTAGAGGGCGCCGAAGACGACGCTGAACTCGATCGCCGGGTGAGGCTTGCGCGCAACCGTGCCATGGTGCGCATTATTTGGCGGGACCTGAATCGTTTGGCCTCGATGTCTGAGGTAACGGCAGAGCTGTCAGCGTTCGCAGATACCGTGATTCAAGGGTGCCTCAACTGGCACCATCGCGCGCTGACGGCGCGTTTTGGTGAGCCTGTGGGCCGCGACTCGGGCCAGGCTCAGGCCATGGTGGTACTGGGCATGGGCAAGCTTGGCGCCCGTGAGCTGAACGTTTCGTCCGACATTGATTTGATATTCGCCTACCCCGAAGCCGGTGAAACCAACGGCGAGCGCAAAAACCTCAGCAATCAGGAGTTTTTTGTCCGTTTGGGGCAAAAGCTGATTAAAACGCTGGATGCACAAACCGCCGATGGTTTTGTTTTTCGGGTGGATATGCGTCTGCGTCCCCACGGTCAGAGCGGCGCGCTGGTGCAAAATTTTGATGCCATGGAAGGTTACTATCAATCGCAGGGGCGGGATTGGGAACGCTACGCCATGATCAAAGCGCGGCCCGTGGCCTGGAGTGCTGGTGGTGAAGCAGCGGCGGATGAGCTGATGCAAATGCTCGCGCCTTTTACCTATCGCCAGTACGTGGATTTCAGTGTGATTGAGTCGCTGCGGGATATGAAGGGCTTGATCAAGCGTCAGGTGCAGCGCAAGGGTATGGATCTGGACGTCAAGCTCGGCGAGGGAGGCATTCGCGAAGTCGAATTTGTGGTGCAGCTGTTTCAGTTAATTCGCGGCGGTAAAGAGATGGCCCTGCGCGAGCGTCAGGTTTGTAAACTCTTGCCGTTGCTGGAGCAAGAGAAGTACCTGCCCGCCGGTAGCGGGGAAGCCCTGTTGCAGGCCTATATTTTTCTGCGCAACACCGAGCACGCGATTCAGGGCTATCAAGACCGCCAGACCCAATCTCTGCCGATGGATGAAGCCGGTCAGCTACGCCTCGCGTTTATGCTTGGCTTTGCCTGCTGGGATGAGTTCTATCAGGCCTTAAGTGCACACCGCAGTCGCGTCAATCAAGAGTTTCAGCAGGTTATCGCCGATCCGGACAATGAATCCGGCGTGGATGATGCCGAGCTCGCCAGCTGGCTGGGACTGTGGGATGGCAGCTTGGCCGAGACCGAGGCAGTAGAGTTTTTGGCCGATCAGGCGTTCGCTGATCCGCAGGCGGTTATGCAGTGGCAGGAGGAGTTAAAAACTTCTCGTCAGGTGTTGGCGATGCAGGCCTCTAGCCGAACTCGGCTCGATGCCTTTGTGCCTCGGCTGCTGGCATCGGTCGCGGCACAAGATGAGATAGACCGGGGCGCCACGCTAAAGCGGATTATGCCCTTCGTGCAGGCGGTTGTGCGCCGCAGTGCTTACCTGGTGCTGTTGGTGGAAAACCCCACCGCTTTGAGTCAGTTGGTGCAGTTAAGCGCTGTTAGTCCCTGGATTGCGGATCAATTGGCGCAGCACCCGATACTTTTGGATGAGTTGCTTACCCCCGAAAGCCTCTACTCGCCGCCGGATAAAGACGAGCTGCGTGATGAGTTGCGCCGTGAATTGCTGCGTCTGGGATGGGATGATCTGGAAGGGCATATGGAATCGCTGCGTTATTTCCGCAGTGCCCACGCCCTGCGTGTGGCCGCCAGTGAAGTCACTGGTGCATTGCCGTTGATGAAGGTCAGTGATTACCTGACCTATATTGCCGAGGTCATTCTCGAGCATGTGTTGGCGCTCGCCTGGGAGCAAATGGTGGCGCGCCACGGTTTTCCTGCACAAGAGGGCGGCGGCGAAGCCCGCGAGCCTGAATTGGCGATAATCGGTTATGGCAAGCTCGGCGGTATTGAGCTGGGGCACGGCTCAGATCTGGATTTGGTGTTTTTGCACAACACCTGGACCGGCGGAGCGACCGGCGGGGAAAAGTCGGTCGACAATCTCACCTTCTACACCCGCCTGGGACAGCGCATTATTCATATCCTTAATACCCAGACGGTTTCCGGCCAGCTTTACGAAGTGGATATGCGCCTGCGTCCATCGGGCAACTCGGGTATGTTGGTTGCCTCTATAGGCGCCTTTGCCAAATACCAGGAAAATGAAGCTTGGACCTGGGAGCATCAGGCACTTGTGCGGGCGCGGGCCATTGCGGGTAATGAAAGTCTCGCGGCCGAGTTCGCCCGGGTGCGCGACGGCGTACTGCAGCGCCAGCGCGATCTGGCAAAACTGCGTACCGATGTGATCGAAATGCGCGAAAAGATGCGCACCCATCTCGGCACTGCCGCCGGCAGCGAGGAATTTCACCTCAAGCAGGATAGCGGAGGTATCGTCGATATTGAATTTATGGTTCAATACGCGGTTTTGGCGTGGGCCCACAAAGCGCCTGCCCTGACCCGGTATACGGATAATATACGCATTTTGGAAACCTTGGAGCGAGAGGCCTTGCTACCCGCTGCCGAGGTATTGCAACTGATCGACGCCTACAAGGCTTATCGATCCACCGGACACCGCCTGGCGCTACAGCACCAGCAGGCGGTTTTGCAAGGTACAGATGTGTTTGCCGCCGAGCGCAAACAGGTAACCGCGATGTGGCAGCAGCTGTTGCTCAACCCCGGTGCCCCATAA